Proteins encoded together in one uncultured Sphaerochaeta sp. window:
- the murG gene encoding undecaprenyldiphospho-muramoylpentapeptide beta-N-acetylglucosaminyltransferase: protein MVVCYTGGGTLGHVFPALAVHEELALLPDYRCFWIGREEASEREAVARYGIPFFAIRWGKLRRYWSFRNFLDIGNICIAFFQALRILRDQRPDVLFSKGGFVSVPPVLAAAVLRIPVVSHESDATPGLATRINARFSSRICVPFPEGFTSLKRHKLVVTGNPVRRSLVLASRQDALQRPAFLGPTEPLILVLGGSSGSLQINELVRASLDSLTEMGYVYHQCGAKDVQHIVHDHYQEVPFIDEALPLLLKHATVVVSRAGANTLAELALFGCPPLLIPLGGASSRGDQIDNARLFEQKEAATVLYPDTLDVKQFLEGVSSLVTDEKLRGRLRGNLGKLAHETSAQHIATVLKTVKESTCSGV from the coding sequence ATGGTAGTCTGTTACACAGGGGGAGGAACCCTCGGACACGTTTTTCCAGCCTTGGCTGTCCATGAGGAGTTGGCTCTCTTGCCGGACTACCGCTGTTTTTGGATTGGGCGTGAAGAAGCCTCCGAGAGGGAGGCTGTTGCACGCTATGGCATTCCATTTTTTGCGATACGGTGGGGAAAACTTCGTCGCTACTGGTCCTTCAGAAACTTCCTCGACATCGGAAATATATGTATTGCATTCTTCCAGGCGCTTCGTATCCTGAGAGACCAGAGACCTGACGTACTCTTCTCCAAGGGAGGGTTTGTATCAGTACCCCCGGTCTTGGCGGCGGCAGTCTTGCGTATTCCAGTAGTGAGTCATGAAAGCGATGCAACGCCTGGTCTGGCGACCAGGATAAATGCAAGGTTTTCATCACGTATCTGTGTTCCTTTTCCCGAGGGGTTCACATCACTGAAGAGGCATAAGCTGGTGGTCACCGGCAACCCGGTACGCCGATCTCTGGTGCTCGCATCAAGACAAGATGCATTGCAAAGGCCAGCATTCTTAGGACCAACTGAGCCCTTGATTCTGGTACTGGGTGGCAGCAGTGGTTCCCTACAGATCAATGAGTTGGTGCGAGCGTCTCTTGATTCCCTCACTGAGATGGGATATGTCTATCACCAGTGTGGGGCAAAGGATGTACAACACATAGTACATGACCACTATCAGGAGGTGCCGTTCATTGATGAGGCGTTGCCTCTCCTGTTGAAACATGCCACAGTGGTAGTCAGCCGAGCAGGGGCGAATACCTTGGCTGAACTTGCGTTGTTTGGCTGTCCACCCCTTCTCATACCCTTGGGTGGGGCATCGAGCAGAGGTGACCAGATAGACAACGCTCGGCTGTTTGAGCAGAAGGAAGCGGCAACAGTGCTCTATCCAGACACCTTGGATGTGAAGCAATTTCTGGAAGGCGTATCTTCCTTGGTTACTGACGAGAAGCTTCGCGGGAGGTTGCGTGGCAACCTGGGAAAGCTTGCTCATGAAACGAGTGCACAACATATAGCAACTGTGCTGAAAACAGTGAAGGAGTCAACATGCAGTGGGGTTTGA
- the hslU gene encoding ATP-dependent protease ATPase subunit HslU, whose translation MGYSASRKLDELKPSQIVSELDKYIIGQQKAKRTIAVAIRNRTRRKRLPEEIRDEVSPKNIIMIGPTGVGKTEIARRIAKLSNAPFIKVEATKYTEVGYVGRDVESIIRDLMSIAVQQVKAELAEAEKEKVSSRVEERLLDMLLPQAKGDEKSDVVPAGSSFTDSQKATRERFREMLRDGKFDDREIEVNVQSRKRVGIEVLGQPNMEELQDAMQSLGSIFGNGRGHNRKLTVKRAREIFTEEETEKAVDNDRAIDEAKERVEQMGIVFLDEIDKVAKSGGGASSIDVSREGVQRDILPIVEGTSVSTKWGVIDTTHILFIASGAFHVSKPSDLIPELQGRFPLRVELDDLSADDFYRILTEPANAMTMQYHELLKTEGVEIIFDDAAIRKVSEIAYEVNTTNDNIGARRLFTIMEKLLEELSFSADELSGQTITITAAYVDERLHDVLQDQDLSKFIL comes from the coding sequence ATGGGATATTCAGCAAGCAGGAAGCTTGATGAGCTCAAGCCTTCTCAGATTGTTTCAGAACTCGATAAATATATCATTGGCCAGCAGAAGGCCAAGCGAACCATAGCGGTTGCGATTCGTAACCGGACTCGCAGGAAACGGTTACCTGAGGAAATCAGGGACGAAGTCTCTCCCAAGAACATCATCATGATCGGCCCCACTGGAGTGGGAAAGACCGAGATAGCAAGGCGTATCGCAAAGCTGTCCAACGCTCCGTTTATCAAGGTAGAGGCTACCAAGTACACAGAGGTAGGGTACGTCGGTAGGGATGTTGAATCGATCATCAGGGACCTCATGAGTATTGCTGTCCAGCAAGTGAAAGCTGAACTAGCCGAGGCAGAGAAGGAGAAAGTATCAAGCAGGGTTGAGGAGCGTCTGCTCGATATGTTGCTTCCTCAGGCCAAGGGTGATGAGAAGAGTGATGTGGTGCCGGCCGGCAGCAGCTTCACCGACAGTCAGAAGGCTACCCGTGAACGCTTCAGGGAGATGCTCAGGGACGGTAAGTTTGATGACCGTGAGATAGAAGTCAATGTCCAGAGTAGGAAGCGGGTTGGTATTGAGGTCCTTGGTCAACCGAATATGGAAGAGCTGCAGGATGCAATGCAGAGCCTTGGCTCAATCTTTGGAAACGGCCGTGGACATAACCGCAAGTTGACCGTAAAACGTGCCCGGGAGATTTTTACCGAGGAAGAGACTGAGAAGGCTGTGGATAATGACCGTGCCATTGATGAGGCCAAGGAACGGGTAGAGCAGATGGGGATTGTATTCCTCGATGAGATCGACAAGGTCGCTAAAAGCGGTGGTGGTGCATCCAGCATTGATGTAAGCAGGGAAGGTGTACAACGTGATATTCTTCCCATCGTTGAAGGTACCAGTGTTTCCACCAAATGGGGCGTGATTGATACCACACATATCCTGTTCATTGCCAGCGGTGCATTCCATGTTTCCAAGCCCAGTGACCTGATTCCTGAGTTGCAGGGGCGTTTCCCGCTTCGCGTTGAATTGGATGACTTGAGTGCTGACGATTTCTACCGGATTCTTACAGAGCCTGCAAATGCGATGACCATGCAGTATCATGAGTTGCTCAAGACCGAAGGTGTGGAGATCATATTTGATGATGCAGCCATCAGGAAAGTCAGTGAGATAGCCTATGAAGTGAACACGACCAATGATAATATAGGTGCCAGGAGACTGTTCACCATCATGGAGAAGCTCTTGGAAGAACTTTCCTTCAGTGCAGATGAACTTTCAGGGCAGACCATCACCATCACCGCAGCATATGTTGATGAGCGGTTGCATGATGTTCTCCAGGATCAGGACCTCTCCAAGTTCATTCTCTAA
- the ftsZ gene encoding cell division protein FtsZ encodes MDFGMFEVEDMVQDEQTTATVIKVLGVGGAGGNAVNRMIASGLKKVQFVTMNTDMQALQRSNAQVRLPIGKELTGGLGAGGVPEVGEKAAQESKEDIRREIENADMVFITAGMGGGTGTGAAPVVAEIAKSCNALTVAVVTTPFAFEGKKKLLLAQAGIEKLRKQVDTLIIIPNQYLLKVVENNTPIKQAFLMADEVLYMGVQGISELITEPGEINIDFADVRTVMKGKGDALMGIGFGEGANRAVDAARQAINNPLLENASIEGAKSVLVNLSGSDNLTLQEYQDVVELVTDKCSDDALIIAGQAFNPELGDRIKVTVVATGFERKEEVVGAEVPEMDMVKRHYAAAKVDEKRQEEEAPAAKNTQEDEEPIPAIQVNRWQDLQKQLGKGPGSNSNDYTIPAVLRYSRNKAEEK; translated from the coding sequence ATGGATTTTGGAATGTTTGAAGTTGAGGATATGGTTCAGGATGAACAAACCACTGCCACGGTCATCAAGGTGCTTGGGGTAGGAGGTGCTGGGGGTAATGCGGTGAATCGTATGATTGCCAGTGGCCTGAAAAAGGTGCAGTTCGTTACCATGAATACTGATATGCAGGCCTTACAGCGATCCAACGCACAGGTCCGTCTTCCCATCGGCAAGGAGTTGACCGGAGGGCTTGGCGCTGGGGGCGTCCCCGAGGTTGGTGAGAAAGCCGCCCAGGAGAGCAAGGAAGACATCCGTCGGGAGATAGAGAATGCCGATATGGTCTTTATTACTGCCGGCATGGGGGGGGGAACCGGTACCGGTGCAGCCCCTGTAGTCGCTGAGATAGCCAAGAGCTGTAATGCACTCACTGTTGCCGTCGTAACCACTCCGTTCGCCTTCGAAGGGAAGAAGAAATTGCTGTTGGCACAGGCAGGAATTGAAAAACTGCGAAAGCAAGTGGATACCCTTATCATCATTCCCAACCAATATTTGCTGAAGGTAGTGGAGAACAATACCCCTATCAAGCAAGCCTTCCTGATGGCGGATGAAGTCTTGTACATGGGTGTACAGGGTATCAGTGAGCTGATCACTGAGCCAGGTGAGATCAACATTGACTTTGCAGACGTCAGGACTGTCATGAAGGGCAAGGGTGATGCTCTCATGGGCATCGGGTTTGGAGAAGGGGCGAATCGTGCAGTTGATGCTGCTCGCCAGGCCATCAACAACCCCCTCCTGGAAAATGCCAGCATAGAAGGGGCCAAGAGTGTTCTGGTCAATCTCTCCGGCAGTGACAACCTTACCCTCCAGGAGTACCAGGATGTCGTTGAGTTGGTAACCGACAAGTGCAGTGATGATGCCCTGATCATCGCAGGTCAGGCTTTCAATCCTGAACTGGGTGACCGGATCAAGGTTACGGTGGTGGCTACAGGCTTTGAAAGAAAGGAAGAGGTCGTTGGTGCCGAAGTGCCAGAGATGGATATGGTCAAGCGCCACTATGCCGCTGCAAAGGTTGACGAGAAGAGGCAGGAGGAAGAAGCTCCTGCAGCAAAAAATACCCAGGAGGACGAGGAACCAATCCCCGCCATCCAGGTCAATCGTTGGCAGGATCTGCAGAAACAGCTGGGCAAGGGGCCGGGAAGTAATTCCAACGACTATACCATCCCTGCCGTACTGAGGTACTCCAGGAATAAAGCAGAAGAGAAGTAG
- a CDS encoding penicillin-binding protein 2: MATSPKHTYIQFFTVLISLILGIFFIRLASLMLFDQPQTKTYHNPEIAESVVRGTIYDRNGRILAIERPYWGVYLHLNMIEDIVQVSEVIAPFVEMSPSEIQQKASNYTTYAQIKKAIDDRQVEPLRSILQEHGLQNQVNVEKRIGRTYPAQFHASQTIGFTNMEMEGIEGIELSQEEFLNPYPEIGNRGTTYGEDVILTLDVDMQYALDVQLQQIADEFNPDYAMALILDAQNGDILGMSSYPWYDINALGRSEEDERRNNAVNLLYEPGSVFKLFSMASILQIGEAQTEKPFLCDGSYTFNAGSGNVTINCTSVHGEVDVETMLAKSCNGAISHWALQTDPVSFHAMLGQLGFTTSYDISLPSKAKAYIANPSQWSGRTLPTIAFGQELLVSALHLCAAATALSPSGELIAPHLILSRSSPVSGEKSYQRERTVISQVLEPSVTERIREGMHRATLPGGTGIQASVEGVDIGVKTGTAQLFNEETKSYEDGTILVSTLALVPIDNPEYILYVGAGNPKGASLYGSNVAAPAIGAIVRTLISQGKLIAGDTPIL, encoded by the coding sequence ATGGCTACCAGTCCAAAACATACATATATCCAATTCTTCACCGTTCTTATTTCCCTTATTCTTGGGATTTTTTTCATCAGATTGGCCTCTCTGATGCTTTTTGACCAGCCACAAACAAAAACATACCACAATCCAGAGATAGCTGAAAGCGTAGTAAGGGGTACAATCTATGACCGAAACGGAAGGATTCTCGCCATAGAGCGTCCCTATTGGGGCGTTTACCTTCATCTCAATATGATTGAAGACATTGTTCAGGTCAGTGAGGTCATTGCCCCCTTTGTAGAGATGAGCCCATCAGAGATACAACAGAAGGCAAGCAACTACACCACCTATGCGCAAATCAAGAAGGCGATAGACGACAGGCAGGTAGAACCTCTACGTAGTATCTTGCAAGAACATGGCCTGCAGAACCAAGTGAACGTAGAGAAGCGGATAGGACGTACCTATCCTGCCCAATTTCACGCCTCCCAAACCATTGGGTTCACCAATATGGAAATGGAGGGAATCGAGGGTATTGAGCTAAGTCAGGAAGAATTCCTCAATCCTTATCCAGAAATCGGGAATCGCGGAACTACCTATGGGGAGGATGTCATACTTACCCTGGATGTAGATATGCAATACGCCTTGGATGTACAGCTGCAACAGATTGCCGATGAATTCAACCCTGATTATGCAATGGCGCTTATACTCGATGCCCAAAATGGTGATATTCTTGGTATGTCCAGTTATCCTTGGTACGATATCAATGCACTAGGACGCAGCGAAGAAGATGAGAGAAGAAACAATGCAGTGAATCTTCTGTATGAGCCAGGATCAGTGTTCAAGCTTTTCAGCATGGCTTCCATCCTACAGATCGGCGAAGCGCAGACTGAAAAACCCTTTCTCTGTGATGGATCCTACACCTTCAATGCAGGATCCGGCAATGTGACGATCAACTGTACCTCAGTCCATGGGGAGGTTGATGTGGAAACCATGCTTGCAAAATCATGTAATGGGGCAATTTCACATTGGGCACTCCAGACTGACCCTGTTTCTTTTCATGCGATGTTGGGACAATTGGGATTCACTACCAGCTATGACATCTCGCTCCCATCCAAGGCAAAGGCTTATATCGCCAACCCTTCCCAGTGGTCGGGAAGAACCCTCCCAACCATCGCCTTTGGACAGGAACTCCTGGTAAGTGCATTACATCTCTGTGCTGCAGCAACAGCGCTCTCTCCAAGTGGAGAGCTCATTGCCCCACACCTCATTCTCTCCCGCTCATCACCAGTTAGTGGAGAAAAAAGCTACCAACGGGAACGTACGGTGATTTCACAAGTGTTGGAACCTTCGGTCACTGAACGTATTCGTGAGGGAATGCACCGCGCTACGCTTCCAGGAGGCACGGGAATCCAGGCAAGCGTTGAAGGTGTGGACATTGGGGTAAAGACAGGAACAGCCCAACTGTTCAATGAAGAGACCAAAAGTTATGAGGATGGAACCATACTTGTATCTACACTTGCCCTGGTACCGATTGATAACCCAGAATATATACTCTATGTAGGAGCGGGCAATCCGAAAGGGGCTTCTCTCTATGGCTCGAATGTTGCAGCACCAGCGATTGGGGCCATCGTCAGGACGCTCATAAGCCAGGGAAAACTCATTGCAGGTGATACACCCATTCTTTAG
- a CDS encoding DNA-processing protein DprA yields the protein MKLSILLALSLLPLSCEKRIALAHSGVTLQELVNRGASMGRVKRMLRFLYEEQSLKVCFWGMEGYPSALYQMENPPFRLMYNKLLPDPSSQLLTLCGTRYPDGNGSQRAYRFALETCANNTTLVTSNSRGIDRTALYASGDVKVNAFVICDCGLATPRIRAYHALPFVSLLSPYEPDDAAFPSRCLSRNMLSTAIGDATMVIQSPEKSGCLHCATSALDQGKDVFVHSDGLCGGSLDAGIAALAQMGAPDVASFRDLASLLCWESPCKVEERRGGAGTLYRFGRAWYSLEYA from the coding sequence ATGAAACTTTCGATACTACTGGCGCTCAGTCTCCTGCCACTCTCATGCGAGAAGAGGATAGCGTTGGCTCATTCTGGTGTTACATTGCAGGAACTCGTAAATCGTGGAGCAAGCATGGGCCGGGTGAAGCGGATGCTCAGGTTTCTTTATGAAGAGCAATCACTCAAAGTCTGTTTCTGGGGAATGGAAGGGTATCCATCCGCGCTTTACCAGATGGAGAACCCTCCGTTCAGGCTTATGTACAATAAGCTTTTGCCTGACCCCTCTTCCCAGCTGCTTACCCTCTGCGGAACCCGCTATCCGGATGGCAACGGTTCTCAACGGGCATACCGCTTTGCCCTTGAAACCTGTGCAAACAACACCACGCTGGTGACAAGCAACAGCCGAGGGATTGATAGGACTGCTCTCTATGCCAGCGGGGACGTAAAAGTCAATGCATTCGTCATCTGTGACTGTGGATTAGCGACACCTCGCATCAGGGCCTATCATGCATTACCGTTCGTCTCATTGCTCTCCCCCTATGAACCTGATGATGCAGCTTTCCCTTCCCGTTGCCTGAGCCGTAATATGCTCTCGACAGCGATTGGGGATGCTACGATGGTTATACAGTCCCCTGAGAAAAGTGGATGCCTGCACTGTGCCACCTCTGCGTTGGATCAGGGAAAGGACGTATTTGTGCACTCTGATGGGCTCTGTGGTGGTTCACTGGATGCTGGCATCGCCGCTCTTGCACAAATGGGAGCCCCTGATGTTGCCTCCTTTCGTGACCTTGCTTCCCTTCTTTGTTGGGAGAGTCCATGCAAGGTGGAAGAGAGAAGAGGGGGAGCGGGTACGTTGTACCGTTTTGGACGGGCATGGTATAGTCTAGAGTATGCATGA
- the hslV gene encoding ATP-dependent protease subunit HslV: MSSFKGTTIVAVRRNGHVAIAGDGQVTAGDTILKSNAHKVRTLYDGKVITGFAGTTADAFTLFELFEGKLKQYNGDLTRSAVELAKQWRTDKQLRQLEAMMLVSDGKRIFLINGAGDVVDPERDAIGIGSGGNYALSAALAYLEADSTMSAEEIARKSVQIAASVCIYTDDQINVEVL; encoded by the coding sequence ATGAGTAGTTTTAAAGGAACAACCATCGTCGCAGTGAGAAGAAATGGACATGTCGCCATAGCTGGCGATGGACAGGTCACTGCAGGAGATACGATTTTAAAGTCAAACGCGCATAAGGTGCGAACGCTGTATGACGGGAAGGTAATTACCGGTTTTGCCGGGACAACTGCCGATGCATTCACCCTCTTTGAACTTTTTGAGGGAAAATTGAAGCAGTACAATGGGGACCTGACCCGATCGGCAGTGGAACTGGCCAAGCAGTGGAGAACCGATAAACAGCTGCGTCAGCTCGAGGCAATGATGCTTGTCAGTGATGGAAAGCGAATATTCCTGATCAATGGAGCAGGGGATGTGGTCGATCCCGAGCGGGATGCCATCGGTATCGGAAGTGGGGGCAATTATGCACTCAGTGCAGCATTGGCATATTTGGAGGCAGACTCCACGATGTCAGCGGAAGAGATTGCCAGAAAGAGTGTGCAGATAGCAGCATCAGTCTGCATCTACACAGATGATCAGATTAACGTAGAGGTACTATAA
- the xerA gene encoding site-specific tyrosine recombinase/integron integrase has product MHEPLIQEFLETQKQIRNLSDHTLLAYRRDLEQLAAYFSSLGIGLKEAGREDGRMYLRYLKFDNHYSETTVNRKISCVRTFYTSLCKRGVCSVNPFSLVATHRSQKHLPTVLTVNEVAQLLSQSCDDFRSARSISLFTLLYDTGCRISEVLGIKEESIEWDKRRIRVLGKGSKSRYVFFTNHCREVLQTYLSLKRERFDCPFLFCSIQGKQLPMSTVGSMFATYRRRLGWQKQFTPHVLRHTYATHLLDNGADIRLVQELLGHASISTTQIYTHVSKERLARVYASCHPHGRKQHE; this is encoded by the coding sequence ATGCATGAACCCTTGATCCAGGAGTTCCTGGAAACCCAGAAACAGATACGAAATCTCAGTGACCATACACTGCTTGCCTACAGGAGGGACCTGGAACAGCTAGCAGCTTATTTCTCTTCCCTTGGGATTGGCCTGAAAGAGGCTGGAAGGGAAGATGGGAGGATGTATCTTCGGTACCTGAAATTCGACAACCACTACAGTGAGACAACAGTGAACCGGAAGATCAGCTGTGTAAGAACCTTCTATACCTCACTATGTAAACGTGGGGTATGTTCAGTGAACCCATTCTCACTCGTGGCAACACACAGGAGCCAGAAACACCTTCCCACTGTTCTTACTGTCAATGAAGTGGCACAGTTGCTCAGCCAGAGCTGTGATGATTTCCGCTCAGCTCGCTCAATTTCGCTTTTTACCTTGCTCTATGACACTGGTTGCAGAATCAGTGAGGTGCTCGGTATCAAAGAAGAGTCAATCGAATGGGATAAACGACGTATACGAGTCTTGGGAAAGGGATCAAAGAGCCGCTATGTCTTTTTCACCAATCATTGCAGGGAGGTTCTGCAAACCTATCTGAGCTTGAAAAGAGAGCGATTTGATTGCCCCTTCTTGTTCTGTTCAATACAGGGAAAACAGTTGCCGATGAGCACTGTTGGTAGTATGTTTGCTACATATAGAAGAAGGCTTGGGTGGCAGAAACAATTTACGCCCCATGTACTGAGGCATACCTATGCAACCCATCTTCTGGACAACGGTGCAGATATTCGATTGGTACAGGAATTGCTTGGTCATGCCAGCATCTCTACCACCCAGATTTACACCCATGTATCGAAAGAGAGGCTGGCACGGGTCTATGCATCCTGTCACCCCCATGGAAGGAAGCAACATGAGTAG
- a CDS encoding TSUP family transporter — MSVLWILCPIIAFGSAVDAIAGGGGLITLTAYVAVGLPPTTALGNNKFASASGTLVATIQYLANKQVSFLVGGIAIVTTFIGSSYGSYLATQYASTYLSYLLIILVPSLAVFMLVNPNFGKAQPRGKAFTLTLSGITGLVVGMYDGFFGPGTGMFLTIIFTAVLGLDLLKACGTARIVNLASNIAALSMFLYHGVIDFSIAIPCAISAIIGGYIGSHLALRIGGKVVKPVMLLVLSLLLIKVVVERF; from the coding sequence GTGAGTGTATTATGGATTCTCTGTCCCATCATCGCCTTCGGTTCTGCGGTGGATGCCATCGCTGGTGGTGGTGGCCTGATCACCCTGACTGCCTATGTAGCAGTGGGGCTTCCCCCAACCACAGCCCTCGGAAACAATAAATTTGCCTCCGCAAGTGGAACACTGGTTGCAACCATCCAGTATCTGGCCAATAAGCAGGTCAGCTTCCTGGTAGGGGGGATAGCCATCGTGACAACCTTCATAGGTTCTTCCTATGGATCCTACCTGGCAACACAATATGCCTCGACCTATCTCTCCTATCTTCTGATCATTCTGGTACCTTCCCTTGCCGTATTCATGTTGGTTAACCCGAATTTTGGGAAAGCACAACCGAGGGGAAAGGCTTTCACCCTAACCCTCAGCGGGATCACCGGACTGGTCGTTGGGATGTATGATGGCTTCTTTGGGCCAGGGACGGGAATGTTCCTTACCATCATATTCACTGCTGTGCTTGGTCTGGACCTGCTTAAGGCATGCGGAACAGCAAGGATTGTGAACCTTGCTTCCAATATCGCAGCATTGTCCATGTTTCTCTATCATGGGGTGATCGATTTTTCCATTGCAATTCCCTGTGCCATCAGTGCCATCATTGGCGGATACATCGGCAGTCACTTGGCGCTGAGAATCGGAGGGAAGGTAGTGAAACCAGTCATGTTGCTGGTGCTTTCCCTCTTGCTTATCAAGGTTGTCGTTGAACGGTTTTGA
- a CDS encoding tyrosine-type recombinase/integrase — MALPVDQLLLEEYEDYLMIQRRLSQATLSVYLYEVSRLLETSIPLETVDATQLETYLIRERKVRDLSPASLAKALSALRSFFSFLQLQKIRQDNPVLLISHSQKPLKLPLVASVEQIDVLLESIDTSSTLGYRDRTLFELIYSCGLRISEACNLEVSDYQDGKLRVLGKRDKLRIVPVGEIAAQYLSAYLKDIRPVLVGMRLANKALFVGRRGKKLTRQAIYKRFVSYCRECDLDAKVHTLRHSFATHLLEGGADLRSVQELLGHADIKTTQIYTHVDTASLQHAYDAYHDEQGSEE, encoded by the coding sequence ATGGCTCTCCCCGTTGACCAGCTCTTGCTCGAAGAGTACGAGGATTATCTGATGATACAGCGTCGTCTATCCCAGGCGACGCTGTCGGTCTATCTATACGAAGTTTCTCGCTTGCTGGAAACCTCGATTCCTCTTGAAACGGTGGATGCAACCCAATTGGAGACCTATCTGATCAGGGAAAGAAAGGTGCGGGACCTCAGTCCGGCTAGTCTTGCAAAAGCGCTCAGTGCACTCAGGTCATTCTTTTCCTTTCTGCAACTCCAGAAGATAAGGCAGGACAACCCTGTTCTCTTGATCAGTCATTCACAGAAACCACTCAAGCTTCCCCTGGTGGCAAGTGTCGAACAGATTGATGTACTCCTTGAAAGTATTGATACAAGCTCCACTCTGGGGTATCGGGATCGTACCCTGTTTGAATTGATCTATTCCTGCGGATTGAGAATTAGTGAGGCTTGCAATCTTGAGGTTTCCGATTATCAGGATGGGAAACTGAGGGTCCTTGGAAAGCGCGACAAACTTCGTATAGTACCAGTTGGAGAGATAGCAGCCCAGTATCTATCTGCATATCTCAAGGATATCCGTCCTGTGCTTGTAGGTATGCGCCTTGCCAACAAGGCCCTTTTTGTCGGACGTAGGGGAAAGAAGCTCACCAGACAGGCTATCTATAAACGTTTTGTCAGCTACTGTAGGGAGTGTGACCTTGATGCAAAGGTACATACCCTTCGCCATAGCTTCGCAACCCACCTGTTGGAAGGGGGGGCAGACTTGAGAAGTGTCCAGGAGCTCCTAGGACATGCAGATATCAAGACAACGCAGATCTACACCCATGTGGATACTGCCTCCCTGCAGCATGCATATGATGCCTACCATGACGAGCAGGGGAGTGAGGAGTAA
- a CDS encoding M23 family metallopeptidase: protein MGKDYYDDMQERPSWRSGRDGSENNRPSKGLIWTIALGIAICVVVIVIWYQFFPAQNQDPENQATVIEEVLPEVKEIADAPQISSDENTEGAVSPSDAPVVDTESARSIDDSSPLRRAPTTSSASIQYADHLVKEGEDLASIADLYSLKPQTLISVNKIRNIQAVKEGVTLTIPDRDGQLYTVREGDMLSTIARKYSPTLGWKTLQELNNLKNERIFVGQELFIPDTSSSSLAQLTDVSPIQFQKPSPGSISKLFGQTFESPTTGASEILAGILIEGDWGEAVVASAKGEVVDAGYEQKGRGRFVILSHEGGYRSSYYHLENVEVRIGMSLEKGQTIGSIGNSGTDYEQPTLFFSIEQSGIALDPMQFF from the coding sequence ATGGGAAAAGACTACTACGATGACATGCAGGAGCGACCTTCTTGGCGTTCAGGAAGGGATGGCTCTGAAAATAACCGACCGAGCAAAGGGCTGATCTGGACGATTGCACTGGGTATTGCTATCTGTGTAGTGGTGATCGTGATCTGGTATCAATTTTTTCCAGCACAAAACCAAGATCCTGAAAACCAAGCTACGGTAATTGAGGAAGTACTGCCCGAGGTGAAGGAAATTGCCGATGCACCGCAAATCAGTAGTGATGAGAACACAGAAGGAGCTGTATCCCCATCTGATGCACCGGTAGTGGATACTGAGAGTGCCAGGTCAATCGATGACTCATCTCCCCTTCGGAGAGCTCCCACCACCAGTAGTGCTTCCATCCAGTATGCAGATCATCTGGTCAAGGAGGGTGAGGATCTTGCGTCCATCGCAGATTTGTACAGTCTCAAGCCACAGACCCTGATCAGTGTGAATAAAATCCGGAATATCCAAGCTGTCAAGGAAGGGGTTACCCTTACCATTCCCGATCGTGATGGTCAGCTCTATACGGTCAGGGAAGGGGATATGCTCAGCACAATCGCCCGGAAGTACAGTCCTACCTTGGGCTGGAAGACCTTGCAGGAGCTCAACAACCTGAAGAATGAGAGAATTTTCGTTGGTCAGGAGCTTTTCATTCCTGATACTTCATCATCCTCTCTTGCTCAGCTCACTGATGTTTCCCCCATCCAGTTCCAGAAACCGTCTCCAGGATCCATCAGCAAGCTTTTTGGGCAAACTTTTGAGAGTCCAACAACCGGGGCCAGTGAAATCCTTGCAGGAATCCTCATCGAAGGAGACTGGGGAGAAGCTGTTGTAGCTTCAGCCAAGGGTGAAGTGGTAGATGCAGGATATGAGCAGAAAGGAAGGGGAAGATTCGTAATCCTCAGCCATGAGGGTGGCTACCGAAGCAGCTATTACCATCTGGAAAACGTTGAGGTGAGAATCGGAATGAGTTTGGAGAAAGGTCAAACCATTGGAAGCATCGGCAACAGTGGCACCGATTATGAGCAGCCGACGCTTTTTTTCAGTATCGAACAATCTGGGATAGCGCTCGATCCCATGCAATTCTTCTAA